The Chitinophaga flava genome has a segment encoding these proteins:
- a CDS encoding acyltransferase family protein, which produces MTTEQVQPAKSPATRQHFEILDGLRGIAAVVVVIFHFMEVVFPDYSKNFAGRGFLAVDFFFCLSGFVIAYAYDDRMEKMRIKDFFRARLIRLHPLVILGTVMGLITFLLDPFMAPPAAYGFGKTALLLLTSLLLIPFPVMPERYFNLFSFNAPSWSLFWEYVANIFYGLILWRVNRYVLMVLAFVAAIALGFTAHRAGNLMGGWGKDSFMDGCARLSYSFLAGMLIYRFRLIIRNRLGFPGLTLLLLMGLFVPYFPNNWAVELFIVLFYFPLLISLGAGARLVPSLQRLCVFSGKISYPLYMTHYGFIWIFAHYLKTCKPDQTTLTIVIATSVVILIGIGWGAMKLFDEPVRNFLKRKR; this is translated from the coding sequence ATGACAACAGAACAAGTGCAGCCCGCAAAATCGCCTGCCACCAGACAACATTTTGAGATCCTTGACGGGCTCAGAGGAATCGCCGCTGTAGTAGTAGTGATATTCCATTTTATGGAAGTCGTGTTTCCCGATTACAGTAAAAACTTTGCAGGACGTGGATTTCTGGCGGTAGATTTCTTTTTCTGCCTGTCGGGGTTTGTGATCGCATACGCCTACGATGACCGTATGGAGAAGATGCGTATTAAAGACTTTTTCCGGGCCAGGCTGATACGCCTTCATCCACTGGTGATACTGGGCACTGTCATGGGTTTGATCACTTTCCTGTTAGATCCTTTTATGGCTCCGCCTGCGGCCTACGGCTTCGGTAAAACGGCACTGCTCCTGCTCACTTCTCTGCTGCTGATACCTTTTCCGGTAATGCCGGAACGGTATTTTAACCTGTTCAGTTTTAACGCACCTTCCTGGTCTTTATTCTGGGAATATGTGGCCAATATTTTCTATGGTCTGATACTCTGGAGAGTGAACCGTTATGTGCTGATGGTGCTGGCTTTTGTGGCCGCGATAGCACTGGGATTTACAGCACATCGTGCCGGTAATCTGATGGGCGGATGGGGAAAAGATTCTTTTATGGATGGCTGTGCGCGGCTCTCCTACTCTTTCCTGGCGGGTATGCTGATATATCGTTTCCGGCTGATCATCCGGAACAGGCTCGGATTCCCGGGTCTTACACTGTTGTTGCTCATGGGGCTTTTTGTACCTTATTTCCCAAACAACTGGGCAGTAGAACTTTTCATCGTGTTATTTTATTTTCCGTTGCTGATTTCCCTGGGTGCAGGAGCCAGATTAGTACCCTCACTGCAGCGCCTATGCGTTTTTTCCGGAAAGATATCCTACCCATTATACATGACACATTATGGTTTCATCTGGATTTTTGCACACTACCTGAAAACCTGTAAACCAGACCAGACTACACTGACGATTGTCATCGCAACTTCCGTGGTAATCCTTATTGGTATTGGATGGGGCGCTATGAAGCTGTTTGATGAACCCGTAAGAAATTTTCTTAAACGTAAGCGGTAA
- a CDS encoding SEL1-like repeat protein, whose amino-acid sequence MSYRIYLYNFNNTENHVIPEARENGTLYQLLPVIGGNGNDNLMMMEWKYEFPFFLHPLFAGAPYLGTPLYNGDSGGIYADGPDGIRTLSGFYDFIEQHADILTDDPVNFREQKEKIFSFLDTKARYNSFHLDAWDVFNMDNEPHAEQAAELLSLIQETNACIQAAINANDPTLLNECPDLRKNPYGFKSFREFFSNNVYGYGWEVIQSGYYADDEEEKEDEQQTFTENGMMGLKDTAGNIIIPAGYDEVFVFPGNEALAVVKRDGKYGYVNRQGQPVTDIIFDDAFDAANGVAVVQVNGKEYLIQPGITTPVTGYDEILIIAENPQLYAAGRDGKYAVMDAAGQLKLPFDFHSDMEITYVDGMPLLKAPHLSGVLHFYTPPSFARIGDDNTVRVEWTGTFNHSPLLRTIQEQQQGKKKQQLHGLATTEGQQLLPTVYQEIAPGLEDGVIVRQQGKYGVYSASKGWILEMGFDRINHVYPNAYIIAKDKKEGLYFMGQPLVPPAYQVVISDVIWLGEDKWETLAINTDAAFRIGSDGHITPLTPTDIAAKIGPDERYRYGEKELAMLTALAGDAVPADLLYQKGFEAFEKQQYEEAIRYYKMAAGKGSGEAMNDLGYLYETAEGYIDKTIAFDWYSRGVQAGSPHAANGLANCYQHGNGTAPDIRKALDLYETAAAHHVPHAYYNLAMLYYNGEKVPQDYEKALRHFVYASRFGYDCHSYVGYLFEEKEDYNNAFDAYKSGVKNNDGYCAINLARLYELGLGCKADPRKAISYYIKAAELGEDNAHLELRRLYLYNDVVKDEAKAREHEQLALDAGLDIS is encoded by the coding sequence ATGTCGTACCGTATCTATCTTTACAACTTTAACAACACGGAAAACCACGTCATTCCTGAAGCCCGTGAAAACGGTACTCTGTACCAGCTTTTACCCGTTATCGGTGGCAATGGCAACGATAACCTGATGATGATGGAATGGAAATATGAATTCCCTTTTTTCCTCCATCCTTTGTTTGCAGGCGCTCCTTATCTTGGAACACCGTTATACAATGGAGATAGTGGTGGCATTTATGCTGACGGTCCTGATGGTATCCGTACCCTCAGCGGCTTTTACGATTTTATAGAACAACATGCGGATATACTGACCGATGATCCTGTAAACTTCCGGGAACAAAAAGAAAAAATCTTCAGTTTCCTTGATACAAAAGCCCGCTACAACAGCTTTCACCTTGATGCCTGGGACGTGTTTAATATGGACAACGAGCCTCATGCTGAACAAGCAGCCGAATTATTGTCACTTATACAGGAAACCAACGCATGCATTCAGGCTGCCATTAACGCAAACGACCCTACGTTGCTCAATGAATGCCCGGACCTACGCAAAAATCCTTATGGATTTAAATCCTTCCGGGAGTTTTTCAGTAACAACGTATATGGTTATGGGTGGGAAGTGATACAGTCAGGATATTATGCTGATGATGAAGAAGAGAAAGAAGATGAACAGCAGACTTTCACAGAAAACGGCATGATGGGCCTGAAAGATACAGCAGGGAATATCATCATACCGGCCGGGTATGATGAAGTATTTGTTTTCCCAGGTAATGAAGCGCTAGCCGTCGTGAAACGGGATGGTAAATACGGCTATGTAAACCGCCAGGGCCAGCCTGTTACAGACATCATTTTTGATGATGCCTTCGATGCTGCTAACGGTGTGGCCGTAGTACAGGTAAACGGGAAAGAATATCTCATACAACCGGGTATTACAACACCTGTGACAGGCTATGATGAAATACTCATCATTGCTGAAAATCCGCAGCTGTATGCCGCCGGCAGGGATGGAAAATATGCTGTTATGGATGCAGCAGGCCAGCTAAAACTACCCTTTGATTTCCATTCCGATATGGAGATAACTTATGTAGATGGCATGCCGCTGCTCAAGGCTCCTCATCTTTCTGGTGTATTACACTTTTACACTCCTCCCTCCTTCGCCAGAATAGGCGATGACAACACGGTCCGGGTAGAATGGACAGGAACCTTCAACCATTCACCGCTGCTGCGTACCATACAGGAGCAACAGCAGGGCAAAAAGAAACAGCAGCTGCATGGCCTTGCTACCACCGAAGGGCAACAGCTGTTGCCCACCGTTTACCAGGAGATTGCACCGGGCCTGGAAGACGGAGTGATTGTCCGTCAGCAGGGCAAATACGGCGTATATTCTGCATCAAAAGGATGGATACTGGAAATGGGCTTCGATCGTATCAATCACGTCTATCCAAACGCCTATATCATTGCAAAAGATAAAAAGGAAGGGCTTTATTTTATGGGTCAGCCACTGGTTCCACCAGCATATCAGGTTGTTATTTCCGATGTCATCTGGCTTGGTGAGGACAAATGGGAAACATTGGCCATTAACACCGATGCAGCCTTCCGCATCGGTTCCGATGGACATATTACCCCCCTGACGCCCACCGATATTGCGGCCAAAATAGGTCCTGATGAGCGTTACCGTTATGGTGAAAAAGAACTGGCTATGCTCACTGCTCTGGCCGGCGATGCCGTCCCTGCCGACCTGCTGTACCAGAAAGGCTTTGAGGCATTCGAAAAACAGCAGTATGAAGAGGCCATCCGGTATTACAAAATGGCTGCCGGCAAAGGTAGCGGAGAGGCCATGAATGATCTTGGTTATCTGTATGAAACAGCGGAAGGATATATCGATAAAACCATTGCTTTCGATTGGTACTCCCGTGGCGTACAGGCCGGATCACCGCATGCAGCCAACGGACTGGCCAACTGCTATCAGCATGGCAACGGTACCGCCCCCGACATCCGTAAGGCCCTTGACCTGTACGAAACAGCCGCTGCACATCATGTTCCGCATGCATATTATAACCTTGCGATGCTTTATTATAACGGCGAAAAAGTGCCACAGGACTACGAAAAAGCACTCCGGCATTTTGTATATGCCAGCAGATTCGGTTACGATTGTCACAGCTACGTAGGTTATCTTTTTGAAGAGAAAGAAGATTACAACAACGCCTTTGACGCCTATAAAAGCGGCGTTAAAAACAACGACGGTTACTGCGCCATCAACCTCGCCAGGTTGTATGAGCTGGGCCTTGGCTGCAAAGCCGATCCACGCAAAGCTATCAGCTATTACATCAAAGCAGCGGAACTAGGCGAAGACAATGCACATCTCGAACTGCGCCGCTTATACCTTTACAACGATGTCGTAAAAGACGAAGCCAAAGCCCGTGAGCATGAACAGCTGGCGCTGGATGCAGGGCTCGATATTTCCTGA
- a CDS encoding thioredoxin family protein yields MSQQTTGDSPTLLQFFATWCRPCKVLSPIVDAIETKMSTQLQVARVNIDEEEGLTSRFQIMAVPTLVLMKNNQEIWRHTGVLSESNLKTALESALSAQP; encoded by the coding sequence ATGAGTCAGCAAACAACAGGAGATTCACCAACCTTATTACAGTTTTTTGCGACCTGGTGCCGTCCCTGTAAAGTATTATCCCCGATAGTGGATGCCATCGAAACAAAGATGAGCACTCAGCTACAGGTAGCCCGCGTGAATATTGATGAAGAAGAGGGCCTCACTTCCCGTTTTCAGATTATGGCAGTGCCCACGCTGGTGCTGATGAAAAATAACCAGGAAATATGGCGGCATACAGGCGTATTGTCTGAAAGTAACCTAAAGACAGCGCTGGAATCAGCGCTGTCGGCTCAGCCATAA
- a CDS encoding helix-turn-helix domain-containing protein yields MSYLKNTFREVSNPQDFKEEYLSSPDHSFCDTCNYTSGRQTSNFLEIATLEQLKQLHKQSSFSSTRRKFYTAVLLTAGSSRETIGSHTYTFNAGMLYFIPEYQLHTIHHWSEDIRGYHCIFDADYFLLCLKNQVKLNEYPFFQHDHPPFIDLSREEMDDMVGLFQKLQTEYCQRQRFNDDLLVRLYLNVLLIEAERAYLSHENKVSTPLPRKEQLVASFKNLVSRHYMEWKQVTDYARLLYVHPHYLNDTVKEITGNPASSFIHHQLITEAKAQLIQSNESIAGIATHLNFADQSYFSRFFRKHTGITPAQYRQQHRHHAS; encoded by the coding sequence ATGAGTTATCTAAAAAATACTTTCCGCGAAGTCAGCAATCCACAGGATTTTAAGGAGGAATACCTATCCAGTCCGGATCATTCTTTTTGTGATACCTGTAACTATACCAGTGGCAGGCAGACCAGTAATTTTCTGGAGATCGCCACACTGGAACAGCTCAAACAACTGCATAAACAGTCTTCCTTCAGTAGTACCCGGCGGAAATTCTATACTGCCGTACTCCTCACAGCTGGCAGCAGCCGGGAGACCATCGGCTCCCACACTTATACCTTTAACGCCGGCATGCTATACTTTATCCCCGAATATCAGCTGCATACCATTCATCACTGGAGTGAAGACATCCGGGGCTACCACTGCATCTTTGATGCAGACTATTTTCTGTTATGCCTGAAAAACCAGGTGAAGCTGAATGAATATCCGTTTTTTCAGCATGATCACCCTCCTTTTATTGATTTATCACGGGAAGAAATGGATGACATGGTGGGCCTCTTTCAGAAACTGCAGACAGAATACTGTCAGCGCCAGCGTTTTAATGACGACCTGTTAGTACGTCTGTACCTCAACGTGCTGCTGATAGAAGCAGAGAGGGCTTATCTGTCTCACGAAAACAAAGTGTCCACACCATTGCCAAGAAAAGAGCAGCTGGTAGCATCTTTTAAAAACCTGGTCTCCCGCCACTACATGGAATGGAAGCAGGTTACGGACTACGCCCGGTTATTATACGTTCACCCTCACTATCTGAATGATACTGTCAAAGAGATCACTGGTAATCCGGCCAGCAGTTTCATTCATCATCAACTGATAACGGAAGCCAAGGCACAGCTCATTCAGAGCAATGAGAGCATTGCCGGTATTGCTACGCATCTGAACTTTGCAGACCAATCCTATTTCAGCCGTTTTTTCAGAAAACATACCGGTATCACGCCGGCGCAGTATCGCCAGCAGCATCGTCATCATGCCTCCTGA
- a CDS encoding ATP-grasp domain-containing protein, producing MNNTILLIPEKTDIEFEQIVAAWTHRGGQIRRLGKYWIKDEELVRSKIAIYGNQAFAFVLAQIYGVDLLSPDDTLIASLEHQWTKRSITLSTVGQISATAFPVFIKPVVPKIFPAGIFTTLNAFLQATTGLPEDEAVIVAAAVAPITAEARGFVLNGHLIDLALYEGEADLTAGALFLTAFIREHGHQLPAAVIVDIACNPQTGWFVLEFNACWGAGLNNCEAEKVMDCIISATIHPASPADLPAGESSQ from the coding sequence ATGAACAACACAATACTGCTGATTCCTGAGAAAACGGACATCGAATTTGAACAGATAGTGGCCGCCTGGACCCATAGAGGTGGCCAAATTAGAAGACTGGGTAAATACTGGATAAAAGATGAAGAACTGGTCCGTAGCAAAATTGCCATCTATGGCAATCAGGCCTTTGCTTTTGTGCTGGCCCAGATATACGGGGTAGACCTCCTTTCCCCGGATGATACCCTCATTGCCTCCTTAGAGCATCAATGGACCAAACGATCAATTACGCTCAGCACTGTAGGGCAAATCAGCGCAACAGCCTTCCCCGTTTTTATTAAGCCGGTGGTACCTAAAATATTCCCGGCCGGCATCTTCACAACACTGAATGCTTTCCTTCAGGCAACAACCGGACTGCCGGAAGATGAGGCGGTGATAGTGGCTGCAGCAGTGGCGCCTATCACAGCTGAAGCCCGTGGTTTTGTGCTGAATGGCCATCTGATCGACCTCGCCTTATATGAAGGAGAGGCCGACCTTACAGCAGGTGCCTTGTTTTTAACCGCTTTTATCCGGGAACACGGCCATCAGCTACCTGCTGCTGTAATTGTTGATATTGCCTGCAACCCGCAGACGGGCTGGTTTGTCCTGGAGTTTAATGCCTGCTGGGGTGCAGGACTCAACAACTGCGAGGCTGAGAAAGTGATGGATTGTATCATTTCAGCCACCATCCATCCTGCCTCACCGGCTGACCTTCCTGCGGGCGAAAGCTCTCAGTAA
- a CDS encoding TCR/Tet family MFS transporter — MKSVYPSGLLFVILVVVIDTAGFGLIFPVLPQLISDLLHADISTAARYGGWLAFAYAVMQFIFAPVLGNLSDHYGRRPVLLLSLLGFSIDCLFLAFAPNIVWLFVGRTIAGITGASYAVASACVADISTDENRTRHYGLINAAFGLGFIIGPAIGGTLGQFGTHTPFIVAAAMSFANFMFGYFFFPESLHKALRRQFDWKRANPLGALQQLSRFPLVKSLILSMIFVSIATHSMESVWAFFTIEKFRWSNQLIGYSLAFVGLLSIISQTWLVNKLTPVLNDKQLAVMGLLLMITGYLLFAFTAWEWVLFPALIIYIAGSVQGTAMQSIMAAAMPDNEQGELQGALGSLMGLTTLIAPPLMTNSFAWATHSAAPVYFPGMPYLVAALMTIISLVLLLRAFARRKVSR, encoded by the coding sequence ATGAAATCCGTATATCCGTCTGGTTTACTCTTCGTTATCCTTGTTGTTGTAATTGATACTGCCGGTTTTGGTCTGATATTTCCGGTACTTCCGCAGCTGATCAGTGATCTGCTTCATGCAGATATCAGTACAGCAGCCAGATACGGTGGATGGCTGGCTTTTGCCTATGCTGTGATGCAATTTATTTTTGCGCCGGTGCTGGGCAATTTAAGCGATCACTATGGCAGACGCCCCGTTTTATTGTTGTCTTTATTAGGCTTTTCCATTGACTGCCTCTTTCTTGCTTTTGCCCCTAACATTGTGTGGCTCTTTGTTGGCAGAACCATTGCCGGTATTACTGGAGCCAGTTATGCGGTAGCATCCGCCTGTGTGGCCGATATCAGTACAGATGAAAACAGAACCCGTCACTATGGACTTATCAACGCCGCATTCGGACTGGGCTTTATCATAGGCCCTGCTATAGGCGGCACCCTGGGACAGTTTGGCACCCATACCCCGTTTATAGTGGCGGCAGCTATGAGCTTTGCCAATTTTATGTTCGGTTATTTCTTTTTCCCGGAATCACTGCACAAAGCCCTGCGCCGGCAGTTTGACTGGAAGAGAGCCAATCCGCTAGGTGCGCTGCAACAGCTGTCCCGCTTCCCGCTGGTAAAATCGCTGATCCTTTCCATGATCTTTGTGTCCATCGCCACGCATAGCATGGAAAGCGTGTGGGCTTTCTTCACCATAGAAAAATTCCGGTGGAGCAATCAGCTGATAGGTTATTCCCTCGCATTCGTCGGTTTACTGTCTATCATATCACAAACATGGCTGGTCAACAAACTCACTCCGGTGTTGAATGATAAGCAGCTGGCTGTTATGGGCCTGTTGCTGATGATCACCGGCTATCTGTTGTTTGCTTTCACCGCCTGGGAATGGGTGCTTTTTCCGGCACTGATTATTTACATCGCGGGCAGTGTACAAGGTACCGCCATGCAGAGCATTATGGCAGCCGCTATGCCAGACAATGAACAAGGAGAGCTGCAAGGGGCTCTCGGCAGCCTGATGGGACTGACCACGCTGATTGCGCCACCACTGATGACCAACAGTTTTGCCTGGGCTACCCATAGCGCAGCACCTGTGTACTTTCCGGGTATGCCGTATCTGGTGGCCGCCCTGATGACGATCATCAGTCTGGTTTTATTACTGAGAGCTTTCGCCCGCAGGAAGGTCAGCCGGTGA
- a CDS encoding GNAT family N-acetyltransferase, whose amino-acid sequence MGHTGGDLWFIGVMPGTQRQGIGRQLLREAVAHSGCPVYLETSMKENVQWYRKNGFEVYHYADLYMLRTV is encoded by the coding sequence ATCGGCCATACCGGCGGCGATCTCTGGTTTATCGGTGTCATGCCCGGAACACAGCGTCAGGGCATTGGCCGTCAACTGCTTCGGGAGGCGGTGGCCCATAGCGGGTGCCCTGTCTACCTCGAAACATCCATGAAGGAAAACGTGCAATGGTACAGGAAAAACGGCTTTGAGGTGTACCATTATGCAGACCTGTACATGCTGCGGACCGTCTGA
- a CDS encoding RNA polymerase sigma factor, producing the protein MSIISPIDTLTDNEIITRVLAGEKRLFEQLMRRHNTSLFRIGMSFLNNDMDVEDVMQTTYINAYQHLDKFRQESAFGTWLKRILINECSQHLKKAKNIVGEDITGMEHHPDTPKTKETPVDTVINKELGKVLEKALLSIPEKYRAVFVLREIEQLNVAETSQVLNISKVNVKVRQIRAKMMLREHVANFYKNDVVFPFHLIRCDRIVNNVLRELGIH; encoded by the coding sequence ATGAGTATCATTTCGCCTATTGACACGCTTACAGACAATGAAATCATTACCAGGGTACTGGCTGGGGAAAAAAGGTTGTTTGAGCAACTGATGCGTCGCCACAATACCAGCCTGTTCAGGATTGGGATGTCTTTCCTGAATAATGACATGGATGTGGAAGATGTGATGCAGACCACCTATATCAATGCCTATCAGCATCTGGACAAATTCCGGCAGGAGTCTGCCTTCGGTACCTGGCTGAAAAGGATTCTGATCAATGAATGCAGCCAGCATCTGAAAAAAGCGAAAAACATTGTCGGCGAAGATATCACGGGTATGGAACATCATCCTGATACTCCTAAAACCAAAGAAACGCCGGTGGATACAGTTATTAACAAAGAACTGGGTAAAGTGCTGGAAAAGGCACTTCTGAGTATCCCGGAGAAATACCGGGCCGTGTTTGTATTACGGGAAATAGAACAGCTGAATGTGGCAGAAACCAGTCAGGTGCTTAATATTTCGAAGGTCAACGTAAAAGTACGGCAGATCAGGGCCAAAATGATGCTGCGGGAACACGTTGCTAATTTCTACAAAAACGATGTGGTGTTTCCGTTCCATCTTATCAGATGCGACCGGATTGTCAACAATGTACTCAGGGAACTGGGTATTCATTAA
- a CDS encoding RNA polymerase sigma factor, whose protein sequence is MQHEWEKESELLLLVAEGDQQAFTVLVKRYRRNVYTTALKLLHQPVLAEEVLQDVFLKVWLKRAELPEVTHFPAWLNGVARNTIYTAFHRSLKEKVSPVGVLEENIQADNNAEDPLLDKEYTQLLDKAVSRLPLRQQQTYRLIRQEGFKRAEVAAMLGVSPETVKFNLDEANRKVRAYCLAQLPLGALLLLMNIR, encoded by the coding sequence ATGCAACATGAATGGGAAAAGGAAAGTGAACTGCTGCTGCTGGTCGCCGAAGGAGACCAACAGGCATTTACCGTGCTGGTGAAAAGGTATCGCCGTAACGTATATACTACGGCGTTAAAGCTGTTGCATCAGCCTGTGCTGGCAGAAGAAGTGCTGCAGGACGTATTCCTGAAAGTTTGGTTGAAAAGGGCAGAGCTGCCCGAAGTAACGCATTTCCCGGCATGGCTCAACGGGGTAGCCCGTAACACCATCTATACCGCCTTCCATCGTTCTTTAAAGGAAAAGGTAAGCCCTGTTGGTGTTTTGGAAGAAAATATACAGGCAGACAATAATGCAGAAGATCCGCTGCTGGATAAAGAATACACACAACTGCTGGACAAGGCTGTCTCCCGTCTTCCACTCCGCCAGCAACAAACCTACAGGCTTATCCGTCAGGAAGGCTTTAAACGTGCCGAGGTGGCCGCCATGCTGGGTGTTTCTCCGGAAACGGTGAAATTCAACCTGGATGAAGCCAACCGCAAAGTAAGAGCCTATTGCCTGGCACAGCTTCCCCTGGGCGCTTTACTACTCCTCATGAACATCAGATAA